One bacterium HR17 genomic window, AAAGGCGTCTTTGTCAGTTTCGTGCAAGCCGGCGATGTCAACCAAGGCAGCAGTTTCCCCGGCGACACCGAAATGGTCAAAGCCGTTGCGCTGACGGAGTGAAGCGTCCCTTGAGCGGGAAGCGAAAAAAACCCTTCGCCTAATAAATGCCAAAGCGCTCAATCCGCTCCACCAACGCCATCGTTTTGGCGGCATCGGTGAAATTGGTCAAGGGTTGTTCGTCCTGCAGGATGCACGCAATAAAGTGGCGAGTTTCGTCCAAGTAGCCGTAGGTGATGCGCATGTCGGTGCTGCCTGTCAGTTGTTCGCCCGTGACCGTTTCCATGCCTTCGTTTTGCCGATAGATTTCAGCAACTTCAGGGGCGCGGATGTAAGCGCTGATACCTTTGCCGTGCACTTCAAACCGCTCGTAACGGACGCCCGCTGTCCGCGAAGAGAGCAACAGACCGACCGCTCCACCCTCAAACCGCATCAGCGCCGCAAACTGATTGTGCGAATTCTGCCAACGCTCGTAACGCGACCAAACTTGGGCGCTCACTTCTATCGCTTCACCCAGCAAATCCCGCAGGATGTCGACGGCGTGAACGATGTCGGTGCGTAAAATGCTCATGCCGTAGTAGGGTCCTTGTCCCAGCATGTCCTTGTGGAACTCTGCCAACACCAACGCAGGTTCGCCCCGTCGCATCACTTGTGCCTTCGCGTAACGGTAAACGGCGGCAAAGCGTCGGTTGAACCCGACCATCGTTTTGACCTTTTGGCGCTGGGCTTCTTCCGCCATCGCCCATGCTTCATCGCTGTTGCAGCCCAGCGGCTTCTCGGTGAAGACGTGCTTGCCCGCTTTGAGGCAATCCAGCACGATGGGGCACAAGCCCATCGGCGGCATGACGACATAGACAGCGTCCAACGGTTCGCGTTCCAGCATCCGCCGGTAGTCATTGTAGCGGCGCGCCTTGGGCACGCCGTAGCGGTCAGCGGTGGCGTGCAAGCGGGTCTCGTCTACATCGCAAATCGCCCACAGTTGCGCCTCAGCGATGTCAGCGATGCTGGGGCAATGCATGCGGTTCGCCATGTTACCCGCCCCGATAAACCCCACTCGCACAAGTCCCATCGCCCCTCACCCCATTTTTTACAGCGTCATCAGCCATTGCAGCACGGTGCGCCCGACAACGGTCAAAGTCTGCGGGCTGCATTTGTCGGGTGTGTCTTGTAGGGTGTGCCAATAGGGGTAGTCAAAGTCAATGATGTTCGCCGTCGGGATACCCGCCGCGTTGAGTGGCAAATGGTCGTCCATGATGTTCATCGCAGGGGGTTGGAAAAACAACCCGCCGTAACCCAAAACCTTCGCCGCTTTTAAAATGCCGTCCACGACTTGCGGGGCAAACTGACGGGAGTAAAGTTCGTCGGTGCTGCGAAAGTCGCGGTCGCCCACCATGTCCAACAAAATCCCCATCTCCGCTCGCAGGTTGACGCCGTTGACCGTCAGGTTGCGGGCGAAAAACTTGCTCCCGAAAAACATCCCGCCATCCGTCACATCGCCCAAATCTTCGCCGTCAAAAAACGCGAAGACGACCGTGCGGGGCGGTTGATGGGTTTTGAGCACGCGGGCGATTTCCAACAGCACGGCGACGCCCGATGCCCCATCGTTGGCGCCCGGAATGGGTTTGTCGCGGTTGGCGGGGTCGGGGTCTTGGTCGGCGACGGGGCGCGTGTCGTAGTGCGCGCAAAGCAACACCTTGCGGTCGCTCCGCCCCTGCAACACGCCGAGCACATTCGCCATCCGATAAGTGGTGCCGCGATAAGTCACGGAAAATTCCTGTCGCAATACTTGTGCCCCTGCCTCTTGCAATTTTTGCGCGATGAGCTGTTGTGTTTGGCGGCTAGGTTCCGTGTCGGGGACGCGTGGACCGAATTTGACCTGCTGCTGCAACAAGTCAAACGCCCGCTGCCCGTCAAAAGCCAATGTGGCAGCGTCGGGAGTGGAGTTGTTTGCAGGAACCGACGAGGTGCACCCGCGCCAAAACAAAAAGGCACAAGCAACCGCCGCCATGCCGATGACTTTCATCCATGGCGGCACAAAAAAGGCACCATAACGCTGCCTGCAATTACGCCCCTTTGTTCGGCTGGGCATGAAAACTCACCGACTTTCTGCGGTCGCGTTGCGGCTAAAGGGAAAAAACGCGCCCGGCAGGATTTGAACCTGCGACCCCTGGCTCCGGAGGCCAGTGCTCTATCCGGACTGAGCTACGGGCGCATCGGGGTGAAACTGAACTGATTTATCGCTTGTGGTCAATGGCGCGCCCGCTGGGATTTGAACCCAGGACCTCTGGCTCCGCAGGCCAGCGCTCTATCCGGACTGAGCTACGGGCGCGCTGGCGGAGGGACCGGGATTCGAACCCGGGGGCGAGGCTTTAACCCCGCCACGGCTTAGCAGGCCGTCGCCTTGGACCACTCGGCCATCCCTCCGTGACCGTCGCCAATTTTAACGCTGTGCGTCGTGCACCGTAAGCCCGACATCGCACCAACACATACGCTATAATTTCGCACGCCCACCAATCGGTCGGGGTGTAGCGCAGTTTGGTGAGCGCGCTGGCATGGGGGGCCAGAGGTCCCCGGTTCAAATCCGGGCACCCCGACCATTTTCTTTTGCCCTCAAGGTGACGGCGATGGCAGCGGTGAATGAACGGGTAGCGCGGTTGTATGCCGAGCATCTCAACCCTGGTTTGGCGCGCTTGATGAAGTTCGCAGGCTTGGACGCCGTAGAGCACCGTGCCGAAGGCGTCTGGGTCTACGACCACGACGGAAACCGCTATCTGGACTTTCTGGGCGGTTTCGGGGCGCTCAACTTCGGGCACCGCCACCCCGCTATCGTCGCCGCCGTCCAGGCTCAATTGCAAACGATGCCTCTTTCCAGCCGCGTCTTGTTCAACGAACTGCAGGCTGAGTTAGCCGCCCAACTTGCTGCCATCGCCCCTGGTGACCTACAGTTTTGCTTCTTTTGCCATAGCGGCACGGAAGCCGTTGAAGCCTGCATCAAGTTCGCCCGTTTGGCGACAGGCAGACGAAAAATCGTCGCTATGCACAACGCCTACCACGGCAAAACGCTGGGTGCGTTGAGCGCCTCAGGGCGCGAAATTTACCGCCAACCCTTTGAACCGTTGCTGGAGTGGTTTGTCCATGTCCCCTTCGGTGACGCCGGTGCAGTGGCGCAAGCCGTTGACGACGACACAGCCGCCGTCATCGTCGAACCCATTCAAGGCGAAGGTGGCGTCATCGTCCCGCCCGACGACTTTTTGCCCAAGGTGCGGGAAATTTGCGACAGGGCAGGTGCCCTGCTGATCGCCGACGAAGTGCAAACGGGGTTGGGGCGGACGGGCAAAAACTTTGCCGTTGAACATTGGCAAGTGATACCTGATGTGATGGCGTTGGCGAAATCGCTGGGCGGCGGCGTGATGCCGTTAGGAGCGGCGATCGGGACGCGCAGAGTTTTTGAGCCGTTGTTTGACAATCCTTTACTGCACTCATCCACGCTGGGCGGAAATCCCTTGGCGTGTGCCGCCGGTTTAGCAGCCTTGCAAGTGTTGCAGCAAGGGCGCCTCGCCGACCGCGCCGCTGCGACGGGCGATTTGTTGCTGCAGGGGTTGCACCAACTCCACGCCGCGTTTGCCGACCTCATCGTGGCAGTGCGGGGCAAAGGGTTGCTCGTCGGCATAGAGTTTGCCGACGCAGACATCGCGCTGCTGACTGCGGCGGGCATGTTGCAGCGTCGCGTCTTGACCGCCTACACCCTCAACAACCCCTGCGTCATCCGCTTGGAGCCGCCCCTCATCGTTGAGCCCGAACACATTGACCTCGCCCTTAGCGCCCTCGCCGACAGCCTCGCCCAGGTGCGTCAGTTGCTTTCCGTTTTGCGCTGAAATGCGCGGCGGAACGCGTGCTAACGCGCCTGTAACCGTTTGTTGCCTTGCTTCAGTTCGTCCAGCAGTGCCTCGTAGGCGTTGCGGTCAACGGGCAAGGTAACGGGTTGCCCCGAAAAGTGCGACAGGACGATGGCGTTCATCAACTCCAGCGACTTGATGCCCTCTTCAAACGGGACGGGTGGGGCGTTGCCGGTCAAAATTGCTTGCGCGAAGGCGCGGATGGCGGCGGCATGTCCTTTGGGGACATCTTTGTCCACGGGCACCTCGCTCCATTCCACTTTCGGGCGCCCCCATGCTTCAGGGCTCTCTCGCAAAAATCGGCGCAACGGCGGTTCGTAGCGCCCCAACCGCACCGCGCCACCTTC contains:
- the iolX_2 gene encoding scyllo-inositol 2-dehydrogenase (NAD(+)), whose product is MGLVRVGFIGAGNMANRMHCPSIADIAEAQLWAICDVDETRLHATADRYGVPKARRYNDYRRMLEREPLDAVYVVMPPMGLCPIVLDCLKAGKHVFTEKPLGCNSDEAWAMAEEAQRQKVKTMVGFNRRFAAVYRYAKAQVMRRGEPALVLAEFHKDMLGQGPYYGMSILRTDIVHAVDILRDLLGEAIEVSAQVWSRYERWQNSHNQFAALMRFEGGAVGLLLSSRTAGVRYERFEVHGKGISAYIRAPEVAEIYRQNEGMETVTGEQLTGSTDMRITYGYLDETRHFIACILQDEQPLTNFTDAAKTMALVERIERFGIY
- the ywaD_1 gene encoding Aminopeptidase YwaD, whose amino-acid sequence is MPSRTKGRNCRQRYGAFFVPPWMKVIGMAAVACAFLFWRGCTSSVPANNSTPDAATLAFDGQRAFDLLQQQVKFGPRVPDTEPSRQTQQLIAQKLQEAGAQVLRQEFSVTYRGTTYRMANVLGVLQGRSDRKVLLCAHYDTRPVADQDPDPANRDKPIPGANDGASGVAVLLEIARVLKTHQPPRTVVFAFFDGEDLGDVTDGGMFFGSKFFARNLTVNGVNLRAEMGILLDMVGDRDFRSTDELYSRQFAPQVVDGILKAAKVLGYGGLFFQPPAMNIMDDHLPLNAAGIPTANIIDFDYPYWHTLQDTPDKCSPQTLTVVGRTVLQWLMTL
- the patA gene encoding Putrescine aminotransferase, producing MAAVNERVARLYAEHLNPGLARLMKFAGLDAVEHRAEGVWVYDHDGNRYLDFLGGFGALNFGHRHPAIVAAVQAQLQTMPLSSRVLFNELQAELAAQLAAIAPGDLQFCFFCHSGTEAVEACIKFARLATGRRKIVAMHNAYHGKTLGALSASGREIYRQPFEPLLEWFVHVPFGDAGAVAQAVDDDTAAVIVEPIQGEGGVIVPPDDFLPKVREICDRAGALLIADEVQTGLGRTGKNFAVEHWQVIPDVMALAKSLGGGVMPLGAAIGTRRVFEPLFDNPLLHSSTLGGNPLACAAGLAALQVLQQGRLADRAAATGDLLLQGLHQLHAAFADLIVAVRGKGLLVGIEFADADIALLTAAGMLQRRVLTAYTLNNPCVIRLEPPLIVEPEHIDLALSALADSLAQVRQLLSVLR